AGCTCTGTTTAATAATCCGTTGTCCTGATTTCGCGAGCCGGATATAAGCAGGCAGCAGCGACAATTGTGCGCCCTCCACGATTGCATCGCAGGCAGGGGAAAAGTTGTTGATATCATCTGAAACCGCCAGTCCAACGTCGCTTTGCCGGAGTGCGCCGGCATCGTTCAATCCGTCGCCAACCATGAGTACATTCGCGCCCTGTTTTTGCAGATTGTGAATAAAATTGAGCTTCTCCTGCGGTTTTTGTTCAAAATGAATAGCACTGGCGTCTCCGAAAATACCGGTCAGGAATGCCTGGTCAGTTGGTTTGTCGCCGGAAAGGAGGAAGGTTTGAATGCCTGCCTTTTTCAATGCAGCAATCGTTTCCGCCAACTCCGCCCGGTACTTACTTTTGATCGTAAATTGACCGGTTACCTGCTCATTTATCGACACAAAAACCTCTGAATTACTGGTTGTTTCGCTTGCTTCCAAAGTAGCCCCGACCCAGCTTGCAGAACCGATCTTCACTTCTGTTTTTCCCCAGAGTGCGCGCATACCTTTGCCTGCCACTTCTGTAAAGCCCGTCAGTGTGCGGCGGCTTACTACAACTCCCGGTAAATGCCTGACGATCAGCCGGCTCAGCGGATGAGAAGACTGGACAGCCAGCGTTTTGATAATGGTCAGTTCATCAATATCCAGATCGCGGCCTGTGTAATTGATCACTGCGTCATCGGACAAGGTAATAGTCCCGGTTTTATCAAAAACAACCGTATCAATATGCGACAGTCGCTCAATCGTGTGGGCGTTTTTTGGATAAAAACGATTTTTACCAAAGAGACTTAAAAGGTTACCATTTGTAAAGGTAGACGAAAGCAGCAGCGCACAGGGACAGGCAACCAATAGGGTAGTGGTGAAAGCGAGAAATGCCGTTTCATGATTTTTGTATACGAAAAACCAGACAAGAAAAGTAACGACTGCGATAGCGAGGACAGTGAGGGAAAAGTAGCGGTTGATCCTCCCCGCCAGTGTTTGGTTCGGATCCTCTTTTTCTTTGCTAAATGCTTCATTATTCCATAGTTGCGTTAAATAGCTCTGTGATACTTTTTGTAAAACTTCCAGTTCAATTGCAGTTCCTTTTTGCTTGCCGCCTGCGTAAATCGTGTCCCCTTTGTTGCAGGTCACGGGCTCGGCTTCACCTGTAACAATGCTGTAATCGATCAAGGCCTTTGCGCTTTTCAAAACGGAATCAGCAGGGATCAGCTCTTCGTTCCGAACCAGAATGTGATCACCTTTATCCAGTTCGGTAATTGGCGTCCTGGTTTCTTCATTTGTATTTAAAACAGAAACTGCGACGGGGAAGTAGGATTTGTAATCGCGGTCGAAAGCAATTCCCGCATAAGTTTTATCCTGAAAATACCGCCCGATCAGCATGAAGAACACAGCTCCAGCAAATGAATCGAAATAGCCGGGACCTGTTTGAAAAAT
This Dyadobacter sp. UC 10 DNA region includes the following protein-coding sequences:
- a CDS encoding heavy metal translocating P-type ATPase; its protein translation is MSTFLFSKIDTQTSHTCYHCGEECKHEVIHNDDHTFCCEGCVLVYDLLKESDLCRYYTIGGAQGISPDPGFYNGKFDHLDLPEVSSKLIEFTDGKLTAVNWYLPKMHCSSCIWLLEHLYRLDPAVRSSVVNFPEKKVRITFEASRISLSALATLLTRIGYEPYLSLDDLEEKQKQKWNRVRIYKIGIAGFAFGNIMMLSFPEYFHLGQSSSDQHLRLLFGSLNLALSLPVLFYCAADFFKSAWSALKGRYLNIDAPIALALLCVFLISLYQFIFQTGPGYFDSFAGAVFFMLIGRYFQDKTYAGIAFDRDYKSYFPVAVSVLNTNEETRTPITELDKGDHILVRNEELIPADSVLKSAKALIDYSIVTGEAEPVTCNKGDTIYAGGKQKGTAIELEVLQKVSQSYLTQLWNNEAFSKEKEDPNQTLAGRINRYFSLTVLAIAVVTFLVWFFVYKNHETAFLAFTTTLLVACPCALLLSSTFTNGNLLSLFGKNRFYPKNAHTIERLSHIDTVVFDKTGTITLSDDAVINYTGRDLDIDELTIIKTLAVQSSHPLSRLIVRHLPGVVVSRRTLTGFTEVAGKGMRALWGKTEVKIGSASWVGATLEASETTSNSEVFVSINEQVTGQFTIKSKYRAELAETIAALKKAGIQTFLLSGDKPTDQAFLTGIFGDASAIHFEQKPQEKLNFIHNLQKQGANVLMVGDGLNDAGALRQSDVGLAVSDDINNFSPACDAIVEGAQLSLLPAYIRLAKSGQRIIKQSFAISLLYNIAGLSFAVTGALSPVIAAILMPLSSITIVAFTTAASNIAADSATRKVTKIMNRRV